The sequence TGCATCTTCTCACAGATGTCATAAATTATGGCATCAGGCTTGTGTCTGGTAGTTCCAGAGGCAATGCCTTTGGCTGCACAGTTAACAGCTTCTGTCTTTGGTGGAAAAATGATAAAGTTCACTTATTTTTGTGATCactctttcatatttttctgacGGTGTGCTGGAGTCAACCTAATGCAGCTTTCTGTACAACTTCATCTGGAAAATATGTTGCATATCCACATCCTCTTCCATGCTCATGCTGGTATTTTTAATGCACAGCTGGAGATCAGGTATTCACAGATGAGTTCCCAGCAGAGGCCAGGTCCTGGAAAAAATCTGTGGCAGCTCCTGTGGTGTGGACACTCACCAAGAGGACGCTCCCTGGTTGCTCATACTAAGCATAGATGGTGTCTGTAATGGAAGAGCCAGAAATGTGACAACTTTTCACCAGAGCTGTGTGACTAcgggcagtgctgcaggcagggaatgTCATCCTCTAACGGAGAGCTGTGAAGTGTGAGTTGATGGACCATGCCCACACCATAAGCTTTTTTCCTTGTGTTCTGAATTCTTTCCACTTGCAGTCCTGAGTCACCTTCCCTAGGCTGGGCTCCTGTGGTCCTGTGCCATCCCCCTCAGGCTGGGCCATGGCTCAGCAGGGGCTCTCCAAAGCCAGGGCTGTGTTTGAGGTAAGGTCAGTGACTTTGTTGACAACTCAGTTGGTTTTATTGTCTACCAGAGCCTTAATCCCTTTCAAGAGTCTCTGTCTTGGCACTCTTATTTGATGGGAGGGAGGTGACGCAAATGTCATGTCTGGGATGTGCTTGAGGTTAGGTGTGTAAAGGGGTATCTGATTTCTAGCTGCTGACAGtgccagggcttttctctgcaCATCTGATAACAAAATGGTTCTATCAACTGTACCAAACTGGAGCTGCTCACAAATACACTTTCAGGCTCTGGAGAACAAAATTTATGTTCTTTGCTATCAGAGGTTCACCTTTTTTCAGTACTGTGCATTCTCCCTTACTTGCCACTAAATGCTTCCCAAAAAATCAAAAGTCTCTGAGACCTGTATGTAACCACATGCtacttgtttattttgttgtttcttttcttttttttctttcttttttttttttattaagaataGAACATAGttttaaatcaataaaataaatatctactacaatacaaaaaaaatccacagtaGTTCCTGGAATACAAGGAAATTAAATGTGCTTCTTGTAAATAGCTCCTTCTCTTGTAAATccaaattataaataaataaataagaaaagcaTAAATACATATGTCAAGATACAGCAATTAttaagaaatattaataatttccACCTCTATCCTCATACTGCTCAAAGCTATTAATTAACAAATAAATACTACTACTACAATGCAACTTCCTCAACAAGCAAAACTCTTGCTGTTCTGGGTTTGAGTACTTTTTGGACAATATTAACTACAAGGGCAGGTACCACAAATGTTCACTCTCTTAATTACACTAATTCAGTAAAAGGACTTTTCCCAGTGTCTGTCCATCatccttatttttcctttgtttaggaaatgaaaacaaaaaggggAAGCAGTGATTGGTCTTCTCCCAACTCTTTGAATGTATGTACTGCTATGTAGGGGAGCAGTCCCACTGAATTTACTAGGTTTACCTATATATGTAAAAAGACATATATGGGTTTCTGGCAGGAGTTCTATGGGCTGAGGAGGAGGTTGAAGTGTGGTTAGTGATATTTGTAAAAAGTGTTTCAGGAAACTCTTGACCATGGCTCCAGCTTGGCTCAGTCATAGAGGACCTGATGTTGGCAAGGGTCAGGGTACTTGGATTTTTGCACAGGATCAGTGTGCCAGGGTCTAATTTAAATGTGGGGTGGACCCCTGTGAGAAACCTCTTGCAGGGAATGTTCAGGTGTGCAGCCTTcagtgggtgtcagcattgctCTCTCATGCCAGGGCAGAGAAACACATGGTTGACACTGGGTCACCACTGCCAGCATGTGGCACACAAGGAACTGTGTTCTTCTTTCCCACGAGCAAGAAATAAAAGTTGGAGAGCAGATCATCCCAGTCTTGGGCTGCTGGGCCAGAGAAGGACTTTCACCCTTGGTAATGAAGAGGGAGAGTCTGTGTGGTTTCGAGGTGCGAAGTTTTCCTCTGACCAGTTGAGCACCTCTGATGGAGGAGCCTGTGACTGGAGCAGTGATGGAGAGCTGAACAGGAGGGCTTACAGAGGTATGTCATGAAGGTGTAGtgcctctctctctccttgGCACACTCTGGACTGACTTGGCTCTAGCACTATGAAAAGCTACAGTTCTTTTTAAGTAAGAACTTCCATCCCCATCCTACTACCATTTCCACCATATCCAGCCCTAAATAGGTTTTTGCTGCATCCCTCCTTGCAGCCATCAGGACCATATGCTCTGTAAAGCTACCGGCCCGCTCCATTTGTTTTCCCATTCCATGAACTTTGGTTGCTCAGGCTGTCAAGCTGCAAACCTCTCCTGTGTGCTGCTCCACCCTGCTCAACCCAAAGCCAGAAGTCCTGGCTGTCTTTCCCTCCCATCCAGGAGGTCCCTTGGTACTCCTGAGGTGGTGacccctgaccagggccagctGCCCCCCACTACCATGGCATTGTCTGTGATGGCATCTCAGTGCTTTTCACTGCACTGGCTGCAGACAAGCAAGTTTCAGATGGGAGATCCTTCCCTCTGCCGCTGACACAGAGTCAgacctttatttttaatttacgCCTTGGTGCATTGGCGGTTAGATTAGAGGTCATCATCACTATAAACAGGAGATACGCCTCCTCTGAATTTAAATGTAAAGTTCTGTATTTAGGGAAACCAGTGGGTTTTTTATAATAACTAGGAGAACACTCACAGAAGGTAAGTACTGCTCATGACTAATATAATATTGTCCATAACAGTGGTGAAAACTTTTTTGTAAAATTGTTTCATTCTTTTTtgagagaaaaactgaaaacacCTGACTAGCAATttctaaactgaaaaaaaaaagagagagaaaaaaatttaaagcaaatcCCATTACATCCATCTATTCATAAGCACAGGTCTCTTACATGCAAATATCTTATACTTAGTCACCTAGTTTTACCATTTACATACTTTCCTTCCTCCTAGTATTTTGTGCACTTAATGTAATATCCTTTACCACATGGGTAGAGGGTAAATTGCTGACTACCATTTCACTTATAAGCAGGTTATATGGCAGAAAGTATCCCTTGAGATTATCCTGTTGCTCATAGCTTGATCTGGCAGGAAAACTTAAAACGCAAGTCTTTTGTTACTTAGCAAAGTTTGGTACGTATGTTTGAAAACTTGCTCAGTTCTGGCCTCTTGTTTTAGAATTTTTGCATCTTTTACTCCTGCCTTGAAACAtcaaaactgaaggaaaagagaTATTTAGCATATGTCATTCACAATATGTGTCAAGCATATCGTAAGATAAGGTTTTTATCTCATGATATGACAGGGGAAGATGACAGGCAGTGGTGCACACAAGTAGATCCCTGGGATTAATGGCACTCTGTAGTCAATCTGTTGCCTTGCAGGAATACTCAAACCTCTTCATAGACTTCTCTTGTTGCCAAGCCCAAGCTCATTCAGACAGGACATAGGAAACTGTGAATGGGTTAGCAGTAGTCTCAGCATTGAGTCAAGATGTAAATCTAGTGGGGTTGTTGGGATTTTAGTGTAATGCAACAAGGAAAGGCCATTGAGTTGCATCATGTTCACCATTTTTACCTTTGTTAGCCTTTCTTCCACTGTTCTGAGGCAATGGCATCAAGTAATAAAAAGGATATCATTCTCCTGGATGAGCTGTGCTGAGTCTGTTCCCTCATTCATCCTAAAGCACCTTGTCCTGCTAAAGGACCTTCTGCCCTTCCAATGGATGCTGACCCTTATCAGTCCGCCTCAAAGGCACTGTTTGTCGCCCCCAGGTACTCTGACTTCTTCTTGTGCTTCATCCACATCTTCCTCAGGAGGCTGGGTGTTCCACACAGGTTGCCTCCTGTCAGTGGTAAGGAAGCTTCGGCTCCTGGTGGCAGGGCCAGGTCATACTCTGTTGTCTTTCTCCAGCGCTGTCTGtggcaaacaaataaaacacaagGTGTGTGCAGAGAGCTTGTCCCTGGCCCTTCTTCCCTGCTTATGGCAACCAGCCCCTCAGaaccaggagctgcctgcctgAACCATGTGCCCATGCCTGGCCCACCCCTGGGACCAGCAAGTCTGGAATAAGCAGGGGCTATGTGGGCCAGGGGGCTGGgttgctgcagctgccatcacTCAGCTTGGTGCCCTTGTTCCCTCACTGTCAGAGGGGACACTGACACAAGGGGACAGGCTACAAGTGGGACCACTCTAAGTGCATCCTCTCTAGCAATTGCCACCCAACAAAGAGCGGGGGATTGTCAAAGGAGAGTGTTGGGCCCTTCCACCAAAGCCCCAGGGACCATGTGACAGCGATGAGCTCCACTGGCTGAGGGGAACTTCTGTCTCTGTGTATGGAGTGTGAGGACACTGTGACAATGAGCTAGTTACTGCCCCTCAGGTGACAGTGGTGGCAtctcaaatcccacccagatTCATGTCTGGGTTAACTGCCTGGTGATGAGTGCATTTGTACTATGGTCTAGCTATAGCTATTCCTTTAAAATTAGACTTtaagatataatttttttcttcaattaatTACATTCCTAATCACATTTTAGGGCAAACATTACAGACTTCTTAGGGGGAAAATACTTCTATTTTgaattatgattatttttttcctagtgatAACATAGAGCTGTAATGGGCACCGAGACAGCTGTATAAATGGCCGTGGCTACTAATAAAATCAGCATAACCTTTACCAATCTCTCCCTGCCTTTGGGAAACAAGAGGCATGTGtggagggtgggaagggactTACTCTTCTGTAGAAGCGTGGTTGCGTGTGGGCGAGCTCGTGACAGCCACAGCTTTCACCGTGATACGGGCAACTGGAGATGGGGGAATCTGTGGGAGGATAAAGCACAGCATTAGGAAATGCCACCGATGAGTGGGGACACAGGTTCATCTGAGGAAAGAGGCTGTTTTAAGAAAACCAATAAATGCTGTAAATCTCTTAACAAGAGAAAGCAGGTTAGGGATTTGATGGCCCAGCTCTCACCCACACAATTACCAGTTGCTCACGTGAATATTCTCACTGAGCTCAGCACAGGACTTGAGTGAGTGAGAGTTACACCTCCCCTCAAAGAAGGGACACTTGCAGAACTTTTTATTCCCTAGTTTTTCTGCTTAGCttcctgaggcagtgaggtttTGTGCAGTGTGAGCAGCCTGTCTCTTGCTGCTCCCCACCTCTACAACTGCCTGGGAAGCAGATGTCACAGCCATCACTCAGTTCCTTGAGCATTCAGAGATGTTTCCCTGTTTTGTTGTGTGTTCCTCTGTGCTGTGAGGGCACCCTGGTTATGCTCCAGTTCTGCCATGGCCCCACGAGTGCCTAATCATCCATGTCCTCCTTGTCTTATTTGATCATAAATTGCTGGACCCCCAGTCCTGGTTCAGGGGTtccgtgtggtggtaaagtctctcctccaacctgtgcttccaaagaaaactctgcagcctcttgttgttcggtctcaaggcagtttattgttatctaacagattgtcTTCATGGCTGCGGCTGTttgctcagcagcccaggcagatgcacacacaccctgacaccctctctgtctgctgtcttcttcttctctccccccgcccagggctgctgctatcttttatatgatatattatgtgttccatgtttacagtttccccccaatacctactacctatattaaaaggtgcttttctactctaaaccaatccataagtgccagcattaccaagaacatggaggcaaggaagaagaaagaggaagaacaggatcagcccactttcctccatcttaaaacttctgacccccatgtacaacgtgaaaacccccctgtacaggtgctaaaacccccctgtacaatattaaaaaattttcccctctactttgtaactacctctactataatatctaaacttttttgactgcttgttccaccttcaaagttggtaactcattccatggctcaaactcaaaatcacagctgtttccagatGCCTGCCAGGGtataaaatgcttctgaccaggacctggaacctccaaaaatgtctgagtgacattttgagttccaacaataAATTACCCACCAGAACTGAGTCACGTTTTCCAATAAACAGGTATCTGAGAATAGCATATCCTCCAAGATGTTAAGTTAAAGTGTGAGTtgctcaaaaaaagaaaaaaaaaagtcaaaatttgtGAGGTGATCTCATTATTTCAGGTGATAAGCATACTTACTGATTTTACTGGTAATCATGAAAAAAACTGTTCATATTATTGTTGCTACCATAATTGGTCTTAAGATTTCTGGGGCTATTTCTTCTAGGATTAATCCGATACTGGGTACATTtatgtgtgtttttaaaatatcctaAGACTTAGAGATGTTTGAAATCACTTTTGCAAGCATACTTTGAAATTTAACTATGTTAACTATTAGTCGGTTCAATTAGATTCATTACACTGAATAACATTAGTTTTAACCATCCTTAAGTattgtattgttatttttcttaagtGTACCCCAGCTATCAGCTAGTAAGCAGGCTTCAGCCATTCAAAAGGGCCTCTGAGACCATAAAGTTGCAACAGCATAGTCTGGTGTTGGTCAGAAActattcaaaacatttttttcctctttgaaaaAGTTAGGTTTTATTAAATGTAGAGACTTTGAAAATTAGGGGAGCACTGTAAGAcagagaggggagggagaacaTTTTAGTAAAGGTgagtaattattaattaaaatattttttctgtctgttaGAGAACACATTTTGGGGGTTCGTATGATAATTTTCCCATCAAcactttatttatatttctgacTTTGGAGATAATTGTGTCCggagaaaacaaattatttgacGCTTGTTCCacttgagaatttttttccccagtttgtGAAATTCCCTGAGGGACAAGAGGCTAATTTCTCCCAGCTCTTGCAGGTGGCTGAACATCCAGAACAGGAGGCTGCCTGTTTGTGTCCCACCACTCTTCCTGGTTCCTGAGGGACAGTTCTCTGTTCTATAGCAGTCTCTGCTCACAGCTAAGGAGTCCTCTGACATAAATTATGTTTCAAGCTTTAACAAAGGCTGTGAAAtctgcaggtgctgcagcagacTGACATGCTGTTACTGTGGGACATGCTGATGGGTACAAGGTTTTAAGATGCATTGGTAGTTGGTGTTGCTCTATTTGCTTACCAAAGATTTTCCATCCAACAGATGATTATAGGACTTGGATGACTCTTTTTCAGAAATTCCCACTGTAAAGCATAAGAAACATGATATTAGGAGCAATTATCCCATTGGCACAGCTTGTATGAAAAACCTCCTTCCGTGCAGTAAAGCCCAGATATGGACAGAGCCCAGATACAGGTTACAGTCCCACCAGATTTGATTATAGCCAAAAGAGCAGAGTGATCATCTACTGTGATGTCAAAATAAGTGATTGTGGAACTGCTTAAGTCATTCTGGAAAGTCTCTCAGCTTGCTCCTGGACTTTTTAAATGAGATGACAAGCTGCTCTTAGCAGACCAAGCTAAGTGGGAGCCCTTTCCCCCTCTGTAAACACTTACTTCTAGAAGCAAAGAGCCCAAATGCTGCTCGTCAGCCCACACTGCAGGTTTGTCCTGCCTAGGAGATCATTCTTCTCCTTTCTGTATTGCTCTGGGGAGTTATTTTAACTTGGGCAGAGATGTGTGCTGTGTCTTCCCCATCACAGGGAGGGATTTCCACCTTTCTGCCTGCGGCTGAGCGACATCTCTCTCTCTGCTATCCTCAGCTCTGAAGGTTACCCTTCAGTTTCAAGTAATTGTTCATCCGATAACTTATCCATGGATAAATGCTCACTGGCATTCCTGCTCACTGTGCCaaggaaataaatgaatgaGGGATGCCAGATTTTTTCATGAGGCCAAATCCTCCTATTTGGCTCTGGGAATGTGGGCCTTTCTACTGCTTTGATCAATGGAATATAAATAACAGCAGCAAATTTGGAAATAGCCAGGTTGCTGCTTATAGTGCTGTCTCCAGCATGACTTAGCAATTGGAACTGTCTCCTCCTTCTGGGGGCAATATTTGGCTGTGATAAATATCCTAACCAGCATCCTTCTTCCTGTTCCACCCCCCTCCAGTAATTCCATTAGGTACCTTACTGTATCCCTCAAGTCAAAATTAATGCAATTACCTCTTCTCATCGTGCATATTAGGTACTAACAGTATTCAGCAAGTGGATCATCAGTGCTTCAGCCAGTGcccatattttctatttttatttagttttgttttctcttactTTGTCTGATtcttccctgcagcctgttcCTCTTATTAGGTACTGAAAATGTTCTTGCAAACTTTTAGCAAAATATCTAGGCAAAAGAAAGTCCTTGTGGCTTCATGGCTTCAAGGTTTTGTAGTTGCTCCCCTCAGGGCAGTGGTGGCTGGATGCAGTGTGAATTCCATTTCCAGAAATGCCTTCTCACATGCTGGAATGGACTGCCCTGCTATTGTGCAGGATTTCTGATGGTAGTAATAAACATGCTAATGGTCTCATCTgtgttattttgtttgtttgcttgtttgttggttttaatttaaactGAATTTCTAAGTCCTGCCAACtcatttccctttctccttctaTCAGACCTGTTTCCCCCGTTTCTGCTCTTGTTTTAAATTCCTACAGCTTTTCTCTTACTTGCACCTATCTGTCATCCTTTACCTCTCGTCTCCCCTAACAGCAGAGACCAGCAGTCCCTCCTTTCTGCTTCTCTGGCTGTCTGCTATCCTTTACCCTGTAGCCAGTCCCAGCCACTccttctcctgtccctgctccagacCTGAAGCTCCAGTTCTTTTTCAGCCACATCTTGGCTCTAGTCCCGATATCTTTTTGAGGTCTTTTCCTATGGTCCCAGGCTCAGTTTCTTCCTTTCCAGTTTCCCAGGCCCCACCCTTGTCTGGTTTGTTTCTTAGTGGGATGGCTTATGTGCAGTGTGGTTGCAGACCAGTGATGTGAGGAACATGCACCTTCATGGACCTGCTTTAGAGATTTAGCATCTTTTAACATCCAAATGTCCAATTTATCTTGGAAAAACATGCCATGTGGgatttctttaaagaaatacGATTTGATTGCATCTAGGTGTTTTTTCAAAGGAGACCAAAAGATGTGTTTTTGATTAAAAGGCCATCCTATGTGAaactgcacagccctgctgcagcttcagtctTCCAAACAAAACACACCAGTGTTGGAGGAGCTGAATGGCCACTCTGTTTATGTTTACTCATCTCCTTGGTTTTGTATTGGCAAGCTCTATTTTTCCTTCACGGTTTCTCACAAATATGCTGAACAAGCTTTGCTTGCCAAAAAATCAGGTCTGTGGCTAACATCCAGAATCTGAAAATCCATCCCTAATGATTATATTCTAGCTGATTCTAAGCAACCGAACAGCGACCTTATATAATAAGATGACTCAGGCAAACTCAGTAATTTACAATTTATCATCTCTAAAATATTGTCAGGGAGTGTTTATGACTCTGGATACAGCCAGTTTATGACTCTGAATAAATTGAGCAATGCCACGGTCATTATCTCGTGAATTCCACTGGATATTTTAAGCACGGGATTATCCTCCAGGTACACAACAAAGCGCCTGCCTCTCTGCACAACCGGCAGACCGCCATACCCCAAACCCTTCCGCgggcagggaggaaggaagggctTTGGCGTGGACTTACCGCGCtgcgcgccccgcgccgcctcctCGCGGGCCCCGCACTGCGCCTGCCGCGCCTCGCCCTGCCGCGCCCGGCGGTCCGGCGCGGCCGCCACCTGCGGGGAGAGCAAACCACCCGTTACCCCCGGTCTGTCGAGGTCAGGAACAAGGCTGCTTGTTCTTCCTGCTGCTTTGCTGTCATCCAGAGGGGATTTCGTCAGGTGGGGACTGTGGGATTTTGTTTGGCTCCAGTTTCTGTGCTGTGTGTAGAAGTATGGGAAAATCCTGCTGGGTCTTTCTGGGACCCAGCTACTTAGTTGCGCATTTCTATATTCTCCTCAGGAGACGGAAATGTGCCCCTTTCCAAGCTCTGCAGAATAGGATATGCCTCTGAGactcagatttattttcttattgcaTCACACCTTGGGCAATCAGTCAAACTTATGCAATGTGAATTACAAATGGTGTTTCCTTACAGGTCTCTCCTGTCTTTTGAACTTACATATTGTACCTGATAAATGACTACAGAGAATAGGAGGCAGAGAGGAGGTGTGCTCCTAGAGATTAATTTTCACAAACATTAGCTCGCACAGACAAAACTCACTGACAGCTGCAACTTTGAGCATCACCTCtccagtgccccccaccccaatcTCCAACAGTCCCTGAAAACAAGCATGAACAAAATC comes from Lonchura striata isolate bLonStr1 chromosome 1, bLonStr1.mat, whole genome shotgun sequence and encodes:
- the VXN gene encoding vexin → MHQIYSCSDENLEVFTVISSKSCSPARRRAKATQHILAKSVAAAPDRRARQGEARQAQCGAREEAARGAQRVGISEKESSKSYNHLLDGKSLIPPSPVARITVKAVAVTSSPTRNHASTEEQRWRKTTEYDLALPPGAEASLPLTGGNLCGTPSLLRKMWMKHKKKSEYLGATNSAFEAD